Proteins found in one Miscanthus floridulus cultivar M001 chromosome 4, ASM1932011v1, whole genome shotgun sequence genomic segment:
- the LOC136552484 gene encoding large ribosomal subunit protein bL28m-like: MSFRAREMYKKVVRRVGVEGKLPAELMKSVKDMLPDSNVVMGRAKRGIFAGRHIRFGNKVSEDGGNKSRRSWKPNVQEKRLFSYIHDRHIRVKVTTHALRCIDKAGGIDEYLLKTPYNKMDTEMGIVWKAKIEKMYSDLAEMEVGFFPPEEEAKIKEGFDEVRAAKRDFRREARRALAKQRQLEAISAGDDQTSEATDTKEEVSDAAAKV; this comes from the exons ATGTCGTTCCGGGCGCGGGAGATGTACAAGAAGGTGGTGCGGCGCGTCGGCGTCGAGGGGAAGCTGCCGGCGGAGCTGATGAAGTCGGTGAAGGACATGCTGCCCGACAGCAATGTCGTCATGGGGCGGGCCAAGCGCGGCATCTTCGCCGGGAGACACATCCGGTTCGGGAACAAGGTCTCCGAGGACGGCGGCAATAA ATCAAGGCGATCATGGAAGCCAAATGTTCAGGagaagcgtcttttcagctatattCATGACCGGCACATTAGAGTCAAGGTTACCACACATGCACTTCGGTGCATTGACAAAGCTGGTGGGATAGATGAATACCTCCTGAAGACACCTTACAATAAAATGGATACTGAGATGGGGATAGTGTGGAAAGCAAAGATTGAAAAGATGTATTCAGATTTGGCCGAAATGGAAGTAGGCTTCTTCCCTCCTGAGGAAGAGGCTAAGATTAAAGAGGGCTTTGACGAGGTTCGTGCTGCCAAGAGGGACTTTCGTAGGGAAGCAAGACGAGCTTTGGCAAAGCAAAGGCAGCTAGAAGCAATTAGTGCTGGTGATGACCAAACGAGTGAAGCCACAGATACAAAGGAAGAGGTATCTGATGCTGCTGCTAAAGTCTGA
- the LOC136550256 gene encoding probable histone H2A.2 — protein sequence MAGRGKAIGSGAAKKAMSRSSKAGLQFPVGRIARFLKAGKYAERVGAGAPVYLAAVLEYLAAEVLELAGNAARDNKKTRIVPRHIQLAVRNDEELSRLLGTVTIASGGVMPNIHNLLLPKKSGGGSAKAAAGDED from the exons ATGGCCGGGAGAGGTAAGGCGATCGGCTCGGGCGCCGCTAAGAAGGCCATGTCCAGGAGCTCCAAGGCCGGGCTACAGTTCCCCGTGGGAAGGATCGCCAGGTTCCTCAAGGCCGGCAAGTACGCCGAGAGGGTCGGCGCCGGCGCCCCCGTCTACCTCGCTGCCGTGCTCGAGTATCTCGCTGCTGAG GTTCTCGAGCTTGCCGGGAATGCGGCTCGTGACAACAAGAAGACCCGCATCGTGCCGCGCCACATCCAGCTCGCCGTCCGCAACGACGAGGAGCTCTCCCGCCTGCTGGGCACGGTGACCATCGCTAGCGGTGGTGTCATGCCTAACATCCATAACTTGCTGCTCCCCAAGAAGTCCGGCGGCGGCAGCGCCAAGGCCGCGGCTGGGGATGAGGACTAG
- the LOC136550249 gene encoding LOW QUALITY PROTEIN: formin-like protein 11 (The sequence of the model RefSeq protein was modified relative to this genomic sequence to represent the inferred CDS: deleted 3 bases in 2 codons) has protein sequence MRHCWSAWLLALCLVSVQLLVAAQNLSPPALTPPLVKEVDDLVEHIWTSCGLDRGSLEDVRKHFNYNHVFDILCTLSGKDTKDSSPETVDVSKALSPEIKNTLLNCLSKHPLVVAAQESAKNLPIDYIKMLFAMLRRDVAQGSPGAAATPAPPAAVKSNPSHSLGEPFSTKPDKNPDPPSETTPKEKTVPQTEKTVAKKEDNSGMPTIAVIGLAVSAIALLALLCLCCCVYQCKQASSSDVRDNKPPLILNLSNLSAASLKFSQGNPIDINKLGALPLKSEAGQNGNVKLSSSEISKTEVTPAVYNSLAEPMAASTGSVPGSRPTAPPAMPPPAPAPPKAPPSSTPQAPAPLKAPPSSTPQAPAPLKAPLSSTPQAPAPHSKPTPVLHPEPSSPSAPKAAPPPKDAPQPKAAPPPPPKSTGPPPPAMPGSSKTRPPPLMKKSGNKVDDGANSHEAKTKLKPFFWDKVTANANQSMVWDHLKSGSFQFNEGKMESLFGFNSVDKTGGDGKKDLLSKDVPQFVRILDPKKAQNLAISLRALSVSPEEVCSAVKEGNELPPDLIDTLLKWTPSNDEELRLRLYTGELSQLGPAEQFLKAIIDIPYIFQRLDALLFMSNLPEEASNVKHSFATLEVACQELKNSRLFLKLLEAVLKTGNRMNVGTFRGGAQAFKLDTLLKLSDVKGTDGKTTLLHFVVQEIIRSEGIRATRAAKKQDCSVSSVDANDTDGNNMQTEDDYKQLGLKVVSNLGDELQNVRKAAILDADQLTMSVASLGHKLVKTNEFLNTSMKSLDEDSGFHHKLKHFAEQSQTDVALLLEEEKKIRSLVRGTVDYFHGSTGKDEGLRLFVVVRDFLAMLDKVCKEVKETSKVAPKKTKTPQPSQASFNDPRRHLFPAIQDQRAYSSSSSSDEDD, from the exons ATGAGGCACTGTTGGAGCGCATGGCTCCTGGCCCTGTGCCTCGTCTCCGTTCAGCTCCTCGTTGCAGCACAGAACTTGTCACCGCCAGCCTTGACACCGCCCCTTGTCAAAGAAGTAGACGATTTG GTGGAGCATATATGGACCTCATGCGGGCTAGACAGGGGATCTCTTGAAGACGTTAGAAAACATTTCAATTACAACCACGTATTCGACATTCTCTGTACGCTCTCTGGGAAAGATACTAAGGACAGCTCTCCTGAAACTGTAGATGTCAGCAAAGCACTGTCTCCAGAAATTAAGAACACTTTGCTGAACTGCTTGAGCAAGCATCCACTTGTCGTTGCTGCTCAGGAGAGTGCAAAAAACTTGCCTATTGATTATATTAAAATGCTTTTTGCCATGTTAAGAAGAGATGTGGCTCAAGGATCTCCAGGTGCAGCGGCAACTCCTGCACCACCGGCAGCTGTGAAATCAAATCCATCACATTCTTTGGGGGAACCTTTCTCAACAAAACCTGACAAAAATCCAGATCCTCCGTCAGAAACAACACCCAAAGAAAAGACGGTGCCCCAAACTGAAAAAACAGTGGCCAAAAAGGAAGATAACAGTGGCATGCCAACCATTGCTGTCATTGGTTTGGCTGTGTCTGCTATAGCGTTGTTAGCTCTTCTCTGCTTATGCTGCTGTGTTTACCAGTGCAAA CAGGCCTCTTCATCTGATGTAAGGGATAATAAACCGCCTCTGATTCTGAACCTGAGTAATTTGTCTG CTGCTTCTCTTAAGTTTTCCCAAGGAAACCCAATTGATATCAACAAGCTGGGAGCACTGCCGCTGAAGTCAGAGGCTGGCCAAAATGGCAATGTCAAACTAAGCTCATCTGAAATCTCTAAAACTGAGGTTACCCCAGCAGTCTACAACAGTTTGGCTGAACCAATGGCTGCTTCTACTGGTTCTGTCCCAGGATCAAGACCAACAGCTCCACCAGCTATGCCACCTCCAGCCCCTGCACCTCCGAAGGCTCCTCCCTCATCAACTCCACAAGCACCTGCACCTCTGAAGGCTCCTCCCTCATCAACTCCTCAAGCACCTGCACCT CTGAAGGCTCCTCTCTCATCAACTCCTCAAGCACCTGCACCACATTCAAAACCTACTCCAGTTCTTCACCCAGAACCCTCATCACCATCTGCTCCAAAAGCTGCACCTCCACCAAAAGACGCACCGCAGCCAAAAGCTGCACCTCCACCGCCACCAAAATCTACCGGCCCACCACCACCAGCAATGCCTGGTTCATCGAAAACACGTCCACCACCGCTTATGAAGAAATCAGGCAATAAGGTGGACGATGGCGCAAATTCTCATGAAGCTAAAACAAAGCTAAAGCCCTTCTTTTGGGATAAAGTAACAGCAAATGCTAATCAGTCTATGGTGTGGGATCACCTCAAGTCTGGATCGTTCCA GTTTAATGAGGGTAAGATGGAAAGCCTTTTTGGTTTTAACTCTGTGGACAAAACAGGCGGTGATGGCAAGAAAGATTTATTATCTAAGGATGTTCCTCAATTTGTGAGGATACTTGACCCTAAGAAGGCACAGAACCTTGCGATATCATTAAGGGCTCTGAGTGTTTCACCAGAGGAAGTATGTAGTGCAGTTAAGGAAG GAAATGAACTTCCACCGGACTTGATAGACACCCTACTAAAGTGGACCCCAAGCAATGATGAGGAGCTTAGGCTCCGACTGTACACTGGGGAACTGTCTCAGCTTGGTCCTGCAGAACAATTCCTAAAAGCAATTATTGATATTCCATATATTTTCCAACGCCTGGATGCATTACTTTTCATGTCCAATCTACCAGAGGAAGCTTCAAATGTGAAACATTCTTTTGCTACTTTAGAG GTGGCTTGCCAAGAGCTTAAAAACAGCCGACTTTTCTTGAAGCTGCTTGAAGCGGTCCTTAAAACAGGAAACCGGATGAATGTCGGCACATTCCGTGGAGGAGCTCAGGCTTTTAAACTTGACACGCTCCTTAAGCTATCTGATGTCAAAGGAACTGATGGGAAGACAACACTTTTACATTTTGTAGTTCAAGAAATCATTCGTTCTGAAGGTATCCGTGCTACAAGGGCTGCAAAAAAGCAGGATTGCAGTGTATCCAGTGTGGATGCCAATGATACTGACGGTAATAATATGCAAACTGAAGATGATTACAAACAACTTGGGCTGAAAGTTGTATCCAATTTAGGTGATGAGCTACAAAATGTCAGGAAGGCAGCAATCCTGGATGCAGATCAATTGACAATGTCAGTAGCAAGCCTTGGCCACAAGCTTGTCAAAACCAATGAATTCCTTAACACGAGCATGAAAAGTCTGGATGAAGACAGTGGGTTTCACCACAAGCTGAAGCATTTCGCAGAGCAGTCTCAGACGGATGTTGCTTTGTTGCTAGAGGAAGAGAAAAAAATACGGTCCTTGGTCCGGGGCACTGTTGATTATTTCCATGGGAGTACAGGGAAGGACGAGGGCCTGCGGTTATTTGTGGTAGTTCGAGATTTCCTTGCAATGCTGGACAAGGTTTGCAAAGAGGTGAAAGAAACATCAAAAGTGGCTCCAAAGAAAACAAAGACCCCTCAGCCATCCCAAGCATCTTTCAATGATCCCAGGCGCCACCTATTCCCAGCAATTCAAGACCAAAGGGCATATAGTTCAAGCTCAAGCTCTGATGAAGATGATTAA